From the Bacillota bacterium genome, the window CGTTACCAGCGCCTCTACAACTCTGAACCGAAAGCCCGGCAGAATGAACAGCTCCGTGCTACCAGACTTTGCCTCCACCCGTCGCGTATCTACCGCTGCGCTCTCCAGCGCGCGCACGCAGGTGGTACCTACCGCCACGATGCGACCGGGCGTGCTGTTGATGGTTTCGGCAGCCTCTTCAGAGATGGTGTACCACTCCGGATGCAATCGTCCCTGCGCCAGTTGCTCCGGCTCCGGGTGACGGAAGGTAGCGATTCCGACATGCAGCGTGATGTACACAATGCGCACGCCCATTTCACGGATACGTTGCAGCAGTTCGGGCGTGAAATGCAAACCCGCCGTTGGAGCTGCCGCAGAGCCGTTCACCGCCGCGTACACCGTTTGATAGCGTTCCTCGTTTTCCAGTTTGCGACGGATGTAAGGTGGCAGGGGTATTTCGCCCAGAGGCTGGCGATGCACTGCTTCCGGCTCTTCGAAGCGCAGCAAGCGCATTCCCTCGGGCAGGTAAGCGATCACCTCGGCTTTGAGCTGACCTTCCAGAACTACCTGACTACCCACTGGCAGCCGTCTGCCAGGGCGGACGAGAGCCTCCCATACACCCGCTTCGACCTCGCGCAACAGTAAAGCCTCCACCTGAGCGCCGGTCGTTTTGAAACCGCGCAGGCGGCGTGCGCTGACGCGAGTGTTGTTCAGCACCAGCGTATCGCCCGCACGAAGGTATTCCACAATATCGCGGAAGATACGGTGTTCGCGATTGCCGGTATCGCGGTGCAGCACCAGCAAGCGCGAGCTGTCACGCGGTTCTACCGGCTGTTGCGCAATGCGCTCTTCCGGCAGGTCGTAT encodes:
- the queA gene encoding tRNA preQ1(34) S-adenosylmethionine ribosyltransferase-isomerase QueA gives rise to the protein MVEQTIEQATRLLEEYTYDLPEERIAQQPVEPRDSSRLLVLHRDTGNREHRIFRDIVEYLRAGDTLVLNNTRVSARRLRGFKTTGAQVEALLLREVEAGVWEALVRPGRRLPVGSQVVLEGQLKAEVIAYLPEGMRLLRFEEPEAVHRQPLGEIPLPPYIRRKLENEERYQTVYAAVNGSAAAPTAGLHFTPELLQRIREMGVRIVYITLHVGIATFRHPEPEQLAQGRLHPEWYTISEEAAETINSTPGRIVAVGTTCVRALESAAVDTRRVEAKSGSTELFILPGFRFRVVEALVTNFHLPASTPLLLTCAFAGKENVLNAYREAIAMGYRFLSFGDAMLIL